A genomic window from Salvelinus fontinalis isolate EN_2023a unplaced genomic scaffold, ASM2944872v1 scaffold_0022, whole genome shotgun sequence includes:
- the LOC129842189 gene encoding gremlin-2-like, which yields MYRQFVLSILLAGVLCAVGGDARKTRLHGSIPNPFKVNGNTSDKRTRKQEILASSQEALVVTERKYLKSDWCKTQPLRQTVSEEGCLSRTVINRFCYGQCNSFYIPRHVKTEQESFRSCAFCRPQRFTTLTVELDCPDLQPPFRHRKIQRVKQCRCISVSVSDSGKR from the coding sequence atgtacaggCAGTTTGTTCTGTCAATCCTGCTTGCAGGCGTCCTGTGTGCGGTGGGCGGCGACGCCCGCAAGACCCGCCTCCATGGCTCCATCCCCAACCCCTTCAAGGTGAACGGCAACACCTCTGACAAACGCACCCGTAAACAGGAAATCCTTGCCTCCAGCCAGGAAGCTCTGGTCGTCACCGAGAGGAAGTACCTGAAGAGTGACTGGTGCAAGACCCAGCCGCTGCGTCAGACTGTGAGCGAGGAGGGCTGTCTCAGTCGTACCGTCATCAACAGGTTCTGCTACGGCCAGTGTAACTCCTTCTATATCCCGCGCCACGTTAAGACGGAGCAAGAGTCTTTCCGGTCCTGTGCTTTCTGCCGACCGCAGCGGTTCACCACGCTGACCGTAGAGCTGGATTGTCCCGACCTCCAGCCGCCCTTCAGGCACCGTAAGATCCAGAGAGTCAAACAGTGTCGATGTATATCGGTCTCCGTCAGTGACTCTGGGAAGCGGTGA